A portion of the Pagrus major chromosome 8, Pma_NU_1.0 genome contains these proteins:
- the tmem266 gene encoding transmembrane protein 266 — protein sequence MSNTHAPPKAGASELEVISQQVEEDNQCVAPVQLVSFAYRDLPLAALDISLAGSQLISNPDEEDNREGSNWLKPCCGRRAALWQVCLLSAGFNCFLVACVILVVLLLTLELLIDTKLLQFNNAFQFASIIHWISLAILSVFFTETVFRIVVLGIWDYIENKVEVFDGAVIVLSLAPMVASTVANGPSSPWDAIGLIITLRIWRVKRIIDAYVLQVKVEMELEIQQYEKAKAVREEQLDRLTQICQEQAFEIRQLRAHLAQQDLDLVAEREAAMQIHHMWGKQSSSFQEVDGLAPGASEHHGPAKAREPGGPADHHGQDDMNNYISQYYSEPSSGEHQQDPASLFHMGIPDPARVITTAAIDVHLPNNPSQLPSSLVSADAVTSGRLQRTGSSVSEASTTTVSRTSFSARQHSISSHTLGSTTDCSSTVREASTSTDYSDQRCYPPPYSSPLALGTQPRGSPSAVVQELLSSLSEDSCLTQKGLDPVNLKPPSPAGSTKTSPELEHRVNIYNKRNQESRVGLHSKPLIHLQGNEPLLEEKYRMMEPVDAPVNRLSET from the exons CGCTCCTCCCAAGGCTGGAGCCTCAGAGCTGGAGGTGATCTcccagcaggtggaggaggacaaCCAGTGCGTGGCCCCTGTCCAGCTGGTCAGCTTCGCCTACAGAGACTTGCCTTTGGCCGCCCTGGACATCTCCCTCGCTGGATCCCAGCTTATCTCAAACCCGGATGAAGAGGACAACAGAGAGGG GTCGAACTGGCTGAAGCCGTGCTGTGGGCGAAGGGCAGCGCTGTGGCAGGTCTGTCTGCTGTCGGCGGGCTTCAACTGTTTCCTGGTGGCCTGTGTCAttctggtggtgctgctgctgacgCTGGAGCTGCTCATAGACACCAAGCTGTTGCAGT TTAATAACGCATTCCAGTTTGCCAGCATCATCCACTGGATCAGCCTGGCTATCCTCTCCGTGTTCTTCACTGAG ACGGTGTTCAGGATCGTGGTGTTAGGGATATGGGACTACATAGAGAACAAAGTAGAG GTGTTTGATGGAGCCGTCATCGTCCTTTCTCTGGCCCCCATGGTGGCCTCTACAGTGGCCAACGGCCCCAGCAGCCCCTGGGACGCCATCGGTCTCATCATCACACTGCGCATCTGGAGGGTCAAGAGGATCATTGATG CCTATGTGCTGCAAGTTAAGGTGGAGATGGAGCTGGAGATCCAGCAGTATGAGAAGGCCAAGGCGGTGAGGGAGGAACAACTTGACCGGCTCACCCAGATCTGCCAGGAACAGGCA TTTGAAATCAGGCAGCTGAGGGCCCACCTGGCCCAACAGGACCTGGATCTGGTAGCAGAGCGTGAAGCAGCCATGCAGATCCACCATATGTGGGGTAAACAGAGCAGCAGTTTCCAGGAAGTGGACGGACTGGCCCCAGGGGCCTCCGAGCATCACGGGCCAGCTAAAGCAAGAGAGCCCGGAGGGCCTGCAG ATCACCACGGTCAGGATGACATGAACAACTACATAAGCCAGTACTACAGTGAGCCGAGCAGTGGTGAGCATCAACAAGATCCTGCCTCACTCTTCC ATATGGGGATCCCAGACCCTGCACGAGTCATCACCACAGCAGCCATAGACGTGCACCTGCCCAACAACCCCAGCCAGCTCCCCTCCTCCTTGGTGAGTGCTGACGCAGTGACATCAGGACGCTTGCAGCGCACCGGCAGCTCGGTCAGTGAGGCCTCCACCACCACGGTGTCCCGCACCAGCTTCAGCGCCCGGCAGCACAGCATCAGCAGCCACACGCTGGGCTCCACCACGGACTGCAGCTCCACGGTGCGCGaggcctccacctccacagaCTACAGCGACCAACGCTGCTACCCTCCACCCTACAGCAGCCCTCTGGCCCTGGGCACTCAGCCTCGAGGGAGTCCCAGTGCTGTGGTACAggagctgctctcctctctgtccgaGGACTCCTGTCTCACCCAGAAGGGCCTGGACCCTGTCAACCTGAAACCGCCCAGCCCGGCAGGTTCCACCAAAACCAGCCCCGAGCTGGAGCACAGGGTCAACATCTACAACAAGAGGAACCAGGAGAGCAGAGTCGGGCTGCACTCCAAGCCTCTCATCCACCTGCAGGGCAACGAGCCTCTTCTAGAGGAGAAGTACAGGATGATGGAGCCAGTGGACGCCCCAGTCAACCGTCTGTCAGAGACATAA